From Ignavibacteriales bacterium, one genomic window encodes:
- a CDS encoding septum formation initiator family protein, with protein sequence MKNAGKKSKIKYFIYFLIFIAVISFFLFNRFGILKYVDLVNQKNKLNDQIKQVENENKNLRNEIDSLKSVDSKIEKVAREKYHMKAKGEKVIRVEAK encoded by the coding sequence ATGAAAAACGCCGGAAAAAAAAGTAAAATAAAATATTTTATTTACTTTCTAATCTTCATTGCTGTGATTTCATTCTTTTTATTCAACCGGTTTGGCATATTAAAATATGTTGATTTGGTTAATCAAAAGAATAAATTAAATGACCAGATCAAGCAAGTGGAAAATGAGAATAAAAATCTCCGGAATGAAATTGATTCTTTAAAATCAGTTGATTCCAAAATTGAGAAAGTTGCCCGGGAAAAATATCACATGAAAGCAAAGGGTGAAAAAGTCATAAGGGTGGAAGCAAAGTAA
- the dprA gene encoding DNA-processing protein DprA has product MRISFDRFVNLRLLLSVEGIGPLKLRNLLSKFKSLEKILNSSTTSLIQAEGIDKILATRISNIRLTKNKLQINLEKEYDQLLKIGGSVLTVWDTEYPELLKKIYDPPLILYIKGKYSEFDKFALSIVGTRTPTAYGKNQAERFSSEFAKQNIPIVSGLARGIDSIAHKSTLRINGRTIAILGTGLDVIYPPENKKLFDEISEKGLIISEYPLGTKPDAQNFPKRNRIISGLTLGTLVIETALNGGAMQTASFALDQNREVFAIPGNIDVKQSEGTNLLIQKGEAKLVLNPEDILQELELKLKPVIGKNIPKPSIELSIFEDKIISNLTNTPIQIDKISELTSMSTSDCLVHLLSLEFKGLVTQLPGKMFALI; this is encoded by the coding sequence ATGAGAATTAGTTTTGATCGATTTGTAAATCTTCGCTTATTATTAAGTGTTGAGGGAATAGGTCCTCTTAAACTTCGCAACTTACTTTCAAAATTTAAATCTCTTGAAAAAATTCTAAACTCAAGCACAACTTCTTTAATCCAAGCTGAAGGAATCGACAAAATTCTTGCTACAAGAATTTCGAATATCAGGTTAACAAAAAATAAACTTCAAATTAATTTAGAAAAAGAATATGATCAGCTTTTAAAAATTGGTGGAAGTGTACTTACTGTTTGGGATACCGAATACCCGGAATTATTAAAAAAAATTTACGATCCGCCATTAATTTTATACATAAAAGGGAAATATTCAGAATTTGATAAATTTGCTCTTTCAATAGTTGGAACAAGAACTCCAACAGCTTATGGTAAGAATCAGGCAGAAAGATTCTCATCCGAATTTGCAAAACAAAATATCCCAATAGTTAGTGGCTTGGCTCGTGGAATTGATTCTATTGCACATAAATCAACTCTAAGGATTAATGGACGAACAATCGCAATACTGGGTACTGGTTTGGACGTCATATATCCACCCGAAAATAAAAAATTGTTTGATGAAATTTCTGAAAAGGGATTAATAATTTCTGAATATCCTTTAGGAACAAAACCCGATGCACAAAATTTTCCAAAACGAAACCGTATAATTTCCGGTTTAACTTTAGGTACTTTAGTTATTGAAACCGCATTGAATGGCGGGGCAATGCAAACAGCTTCTTTTGCACTTGATCAGAACAGAGAAGTATTTGCTATTCCAGGCAATATTGATGTTAAACAAAGCGAAGGAACAAATCTTCTTATTCAAAAAGGTGAAGCTAAACTTGTTTTAAATCCAGAAGATATTTTACAAGAGTTAGAGTTAAAATTAAAACCAGTTATTGGAAAGAATATTCCAAAACCAAGCATCGAGTTATCAATTTTTGAAGATAAAATTATTTCTAATCTAACAAATACTCCAATCCAAATAGATAAAATTTCAGAATTGACTTCAATGTCAACTTCGGATTGTCTTGTTCATTTACTTTCACTGGAATTTAAGGGGTTAGTTACACAATTGCCCGGCAAAATGTTTGCTCTAATCTGA
- a CDS encoding D-alanine--D-alanine ligase, translated as MKIALLIGGTSPEREVSKSSGKSIYYSLKELGYSVILIDPAYGLNQPTKEEDYFSEKDFAEITNRNCGIAINSSLLDDVDLVFIGLHGKWGEDGTIQALLELRGIKYTGAGVLASALAMDKNVSKIMFQHYDVATPKWFVVEKWDKDFQVVIEKTKKFFGFPCIIKPNDQGSTIGLTLCRSEEELQPAVEIARKFSDKVLIEEYIPGKEIEVGILDNEALPVLEIKPKHDLYDYECKYTSGMSEYIVPAQIPIAIARHLQHQALLAFQSVGGKSYGRIDFRMTNEFKTYCLEVNTLPGMTNTSLVPKMAKAAGISFGDLLERIIQLAIK; from the coding sequence TTGAAAATTGCTCTTTTAATAGGAGGAACTTCACCAGAACGAGAAGTATCTAAGTCGTCAGGAAAAAGTATTTATTACTCTCTGAAGGAGTTGGGATATTCAGTAATATTAATAGATCCCGCTTATGGTTTGAACCAACCTACAAAAGAGGAAGATTATTTCTCCGAAAAGGATTTTGCAGAGATTACCAATCGCAATTGTGGAATTGCAATTAATTCTTCGTTGCTGGATGATGTGGATTTAGTTTTTATTGGACTTCATGGTAAATGGGGAGAAGATGGAACAATCCAGGCATTGTTGGAATTGAGAGGAATTAAATACACTGGAGCCGGTGTACTTGCAAGTGCTTTAGCTATGGATAAAAATGTTTCGAAAATCATGTTTCAGCATTATGATGTTGCTACACCAAAATGGTTTGTAGTTGAAAAGTGGGATAAGGATTTCCAGGTAGTAATTGAAAAGACTAAAAAGTTTTTTGGCTTCCCCTGTATAATTAAACCAAATGATCAGGGTTCTACGATTGGTTTAACCTTATGCAGAAGTGAAGAAGAATTACAGCCGGCAGTTGAAATAGCGCGAAAGTTTTCTGATAAGGTTTTGATTGAGGAGTATATACCCGGAAAAGAAATTGAAGTTGGAATTCTTGATAATGAAGCTCTTCCGGTTCTTGAAATTAAACCAAAGCATGATCTTTACGATTATGAATGCAAATACACAAGTGGCATGAGCGAATATATTGTTCCTGCCCAAATTCCTATTGCCATAGCCCGGCATCTTCAACATCAAGCACTGCTTGCCTTCCAATCAGTAGGTGGAAAAAGTTATGGTAGAATTGATTTTAGAATGACGAATGAATTTAAAACCTATTGCCTTGAAGTAAACACTTTGCCTGGAATGACTAACACAAGTCTTGTTCCCAAAATGGCAAAAGCTGCGGGAATAAGTTTTGGCGATTTATTAGAAAGAATTATTCAACTGGCAATAAAATGA
- a CDS encoding replication-associated recombination protein A — translation MLSEKIKISSVPLAERVRPIDLNEFQGQTALLGTGKPIRLMIENDNLSSFILWGPPGSGKTTIARIIAQKTKSEFYKINAVSSGVKDLREIIIKAEQNKLYNKRTILFIDEIHRFNKAQQDALLSAVESGLIILIGATTENPSFEVIPALRSRCRVFVLDELSKSDLENILDNALLKDEFLSVRKVEKIDKDFLIFASGGDARILLNILEAAYIQESNSEVINLSKIVIENVLQRKNILYDKAGEEHYNVISAFIKSLRGSDPDASLYWMARMLEGGEDPLFIARRMVIFASEDVGNASPNALLLAEAAFSAVDKIGMPEGRIILAQCVTYLASCPKSNSSYMGIESALSDVRNKELFAVPLHLRNAPTKLMKELGYGKEYKYPHSFDNHFVEVNYLPDELKNAQYYFPSENGQEKSLKERLKSLWKNRKKY, via the coding sequence ATGCTAAGCGAGAAAATAAAAATATCATCGGTTCCTTTAGCTGAAAGAGTCAGACCAATTGACCTGAATGAATTTCAAGGACAGACAGCATTGCTTGGAACGGGAAAACCGATTCGATTAATGATAGAGAATGATAATCTAAGTTCGTTTATTCTTTGGGGTCCTCCGGGTAGTGGAAAAACTACAATAGCAAGAATTATAGCTCAGAAAACCAAATCAGAATTTTATAAAATCAACGCTGTTTCATCAGGTGTTAAAGACCTTAGAGAAATAATTATTAAAGCTGAACAGAATAAACTTTATAACAAAAGAACAATTTTATTTATTGATGAAATCCATCGTTTTAATAAAGCACAACAGGATGCACTTTTGTCAGCAGTTGAATCTGGATTAATCATTCTTATTGGCGCCACTACAGAAAATCCTTCATTTGAAGTTATTCCAGCTTTAAGATCGAGATGCCGCGTTTTTGTTTTAGATGAACTTTCGAAATCTGATTTGGAAAATATTTTAGACAATGCATTATTGAAGGATGAATTTCTTTCTGTAAGAAAGGTGGAAAAGATCGATAAAGATTTTTTAATTTTTGCTTCCGGCGGAGATGCCAGAATTCTTCTTAATATTTTAGAAGCTGCTTATATACAGGAATCTAATTCTGAAGTAATAAATCTTTCCAAAATTGTAATTGAAAATGTACTGCAGAGAAAGAATATTTTATATGATAAAGCTGGTGAAGAACATTATAATGTCATTTCAGCATTCATTAAGAGCCTTAGAGGCAGCGATCCTGATGCATCCTTGTATTGGATGGCAAGAATGCTTGAAGGCGGGGAAGACCCTTTATTCATTGCAAGGAGAATGGTAATTTTTGCCTCCGAAGATGTTGGTAACGCATCACCAAATGCATTGCTTCTTGCCGAAGCTGCCTTTAGCGCCGTTGATAAAATTGGGATGCCGGAAGGAAGAATTATTCTTGCTCAGTGTGTTACATATTTAGCATCATGTCCAAAAAGTAATTCTTCGTATATGGGGATTGAAAGTGCACTATCCGATGTAAGGAATAAAGAGCTTTTTGCGGTTCCTCTTCATTTAAGAAATGCACCAACCAAACTTATGAAAGAGCTTGGTTATGGAAAAGAGTATAAATATCCTCATAGTTTTGATAATCATTTTGTAGAAGTAAATTATCTTCCAGACGAATTAAAAAATGCTCAATATTATTTTCCCTCTGAAAACGGGCAGGAAAAATCCCTGAAAGAAAGATTGAAAAGTCTTTGGAAGAATCGGAAAAAATATTGA